GagtggaggcggcgagggTTCGAGTTGAGGATGCGAAGCTGGATTTGCTGGTTTTGCCCGAGTTGGCTTTGACGGGTTGGTCTACTCTATCTATTTCTTGTTCCGAGATTGAGTTGGGAGAGCGATGCTGACAGTAGTAGGCTATAACTTCCCTTCGTTGGAAGCTATAAAGCCATACCTTGAGCCAGCCGGGAAGGGACGCTCAGCCACATGGGCCCGCCAGACAGCCAAACGGCTAGGCTGTAAAGTCTGCGTCGGGTATcccgaggtcgaggttgagaCGAATAGGAACGGAGACCATGAAGAGAAATACTACAACtctcttctcgttctcgatGAGCAAGGCAATGTGCTCTTAAACTACCGCAAGACATTTCTCTACTACACAGACGAAACATGGGCTGAGGAAGGTTCCGCCGAACTCGGATTCCACCAGCTTACATTCCCCAACGCAAAGGAGAGTTCTGGTTCTTTAAAGGCTAGAGCCGAAGGTGAAGCCGCTATTCTCCCTCCGCCACCTCAGTCGCAGGACAAACCGGACAAAGAAATAGCTACCTCATTTGGAATATGCATGGACATAAACCCTTACCGTTTTGAAGCTCCTTACACAGCCTACGAATTCGCGCACCGTGTCCTCGAGTCTAAATCCCAACTCGTCATTCTGTCCATGGCCTGGCTAACGCTGCTAAGTCGTGAGGAACTCGACGCCCTCgcagagaagccagagatAGATACATTCAACTACTGGATCCAGCGATTTATGCCTCTAATCACAAAGCAGATGAACCACAGTAGGAACGCCGATGACGCGGATGCAGACGTGGGTAGCACAGACGCCGACAAGAGAATCATCATTGTCTTCGCGAACCGcgcaggtgaagaagatggttCTCCTTCACCCGCCCGGTATGCCGGGACGAGCACGATCGTTGCTGTgtctcagcggcagcggACGACGGACTCCAATTCTATCGTATCAAGCCCTTCATCAGATGATGTCCAGTCATCGCCATTCGACGTGAAGATCCTGTGCTGGGATATGTTAGGTGCGACAGAGGAGGGGCTGTGTTTTGCGGACACAGCGGCCGATCCGAAGATGGCGTTCCAATTGATTAGGGCGAGTAGGTAGGCACTTCGCTGTTCAACTATGTACATTCAACACTTTATTCGTTGTCTGCTTCGGTAGGTTTAGTGTACTCCTGAGCAGACCTGGCCAGTGAGTTCCATCCAGAGCCGCGTATTGCACAAGTCACATTAGGCCGAGGGTTTTGTTGCACTTTGATGAGTAGTTCTGAACTGGTTTGATGCCGTTTTATAGGGCAAATGCAGCTGGCCGCCGGGCTAGGGTTTAGCAAGTGCCCGTACCGGACCCTCATCTATAGAGATGATCCGATACTCAAACTCTCCGGCAACATGACACGGTATGATCGCATTTTCTGTTGCTCATCATTCACCAAGTGCATGCATGACGTGATATTCTTGAGAGAGGGTCTATTCTTCCTAGCCTACCTACACAGTCAGGTACCTTTCGACCCTATAGCTTGGTGGGTATTGGGTATAGAGACTGCGATGAGGAGTCATCTGGCACTTGGAAGGATTACTAAAAGCTTTAGACTAGAAGTGTATTGCCACATCCAATACTACTGTTCTACTGGCTTGTATTACAGTAACCCTATGCCCAGAGTGGCCTGTGGATCCACAAAGAGTTTACCTACCTATCAAAAATCTACGGACGCCAAAACCATTGCCCTTCCCATTCTAGTAGGTGAGCACTGCCGCCTTGAAGTCACGCGATCTGTGTGAACCATTTGTATTAGGGCCAGCACTAGGCAGTCATGACCTTAGTGGCCTGGTCGTGTCTTTGGAGTACCCAGATACTGATTGCCGACCCTTTGGGGCAAACTGTGGATCTGGGcttcttgatgttggggtCTGCTCCATTCTCTAGAAGTAGTTGGACTATGGCTGGGTCTGCACCGCGTGCTGCAACAAGCAATGCAGTTGGGtcatatttgctttttttgaTAATTTATCAGCACCCCTGGAGATCGCATACTGAACCCACTGAGATGACTGCCAATAGTTGGTTGCCGCCAGTAAGACATCTTGCATACCCTTCTTTATGTACTCTTGCGAGAATGGGACTCTTTAGGGGATCCAAGGAGCATTTCTTGTAAAGCACTTCGTAAAATCCTTCACATAAAGACACGTAGATTGAACTTTTGCCCCATATATTCTCGGCCAGAATATCTGCACCTCAAGAAATCAAAAGGCAAGCAACAGGTATCTGGTTATTTTGTGCTGCCAGCAGAAGCGGAGTACAACCCTCGCGGCATCTGTATTCGATATTCGCACCATGTTCAAGAAGCAACTCTGTTATGGCCATTTGGCCCGATGTTGTCGCATGCAAGATCGGATGCTTTTTGCTGCTCCTATTATAATCTCTTCCAGGTACCTAATGGATGTACACATAATAGTTGCATGCACGTCGAATCAAACAAATGGATTGGATGAGTGCACTTCTTAGGAAAAGTTCGAGCAAAAGGCAACCTAGCGATGAGCCCATCCCTGTCTAAATTCGCGTAGTGGTTGCTTGGACGAAAGGTGGTTTGTACGCGGCTAGTGGCCATTTATGCTGAAAGCTACCACTAATCTAGCCCTAGCCCGCGATACTAATACTACGTACCGTGTATAGTAAGTAGCACAGCGGTTACTTATACGCATACAAACATACTGTCCCAAACTGCTCAAGAAGAGCtctaagaagaagaacatgaTTTAGAAGCAAAGCGTGCCGTAGCCGTAAATTGTTTGTTTTAATTTAAGCAGAGGATGATATATCTCTCAGCTCCTGAGGCACATCACACCTTCTTCTAGACCATAGTCCTTCACTACAGCCTAGGAACTGCTTCATCGCGCTTACAATGGCTGTCCTGGCCAAAATGAGGAGCGCCCTGCTTATATTTCAAATCCTGCATCTGGCGCTTGCCAACGCAAACGCAAACCCGAACTCCAGACAGCTGCCTTCCCCCGGATCATAAAATCCAGCCAGCCGACATCCCTCGCCGAGCTCCCAGGCTACTCGCAACACCTCAGTAGACGAGGAGGCGTCCTCAGCAAGCCCTCTGTCTGGCCGCGAGCGAACCTTGCCCTGGattccagcagctgcagcagttaTGCCTCATACCTTGCTGAGGTCATGGACAATATTGAGGACATGCTGGGAAGCGCATTAAGCGGCCTTGGTATTATTAAGAATACGCTTGGCAAAAAAAGGAATGAGCAGATGGACAATGAGCGAGCAAAGATGGAATCCTTCATGCCCATGTATGGCCTTTTTTCAATTCTACGAGGAAAGCGGATATCGCTagagtgagagcgaggattCTGGGTGCAGAATGTGAGCCAATGATCGCCCTATCCTGTAGCGGTTTTGCTGGTGCGCAACATGTATATACTCTAGATCAGCGAGCAGCTACCACCTGCAAATAAGTAAGAGCATTTACTGAAACGTActttgctggagaagatttTGCACATAAGGCCACGGACGgtctcgacctcgacacgCTCAAGACAACTTTTCTGCAATGACGATCATTTGCTCCAAGTAATGTGTGTAAGATCCTACGATCATTATACGACTTCGACAATCTGCCTACCTTTGGCaccagaaggtcaaggagttTGTTACATCAATTGGATTCCGACAAAGTACTGCAGATCTTGGAATTTCTTATTTATGACCGAGGAGTCATTATAGCTCTTTATGTGGACGTTATCCTGATATTTCGCAAAGATATTGAGGACATTACTCCACCAAAGATCGGCTGAAGAGCTTTCACCCAATGAAGGATCTAGGACTGGCACAGAAGATATTAGGGATCCGGATTACCCAAGCAGAGAGCTCTATCCGACTTGATCAGGGGCTTTATGCACGTTCCATATTGGAAAAGTATGGAATGGCTGAATCAGCATCCAAGATATCCCATTCATTCCCAGCATCAATTTGGATGACGAATCATCTAAGAAGATGCCTCGAGACCTGCATGACAAGCCCAGAAAGATTATTGGACGGCTCGCCTACCTAGGTAAATTATGCCCTAGGGCTTTCCTAGGGCAATTCAAGAGACGGGACGTCAGGGGCATACTGAAGATAGGTGCTCGTCTAAGTCCCCGATTTCCTGTGCTGTTTTTCCTGACCTTCATAGTTGTCATTTCATCGCCCTACAAAGCATTGTTGATATTTGGTATCTAGCTCTATAAATACCTCACTCAAAAGCGCACATCTTAGCTTCAGAAATCTCGAATCGTCGGGAGTGAGATGCCATTGGCCAAAACAGCCTACGTAAAACTGGCAAATAGAGTAGATCCTAGAGTAAGAGATAGGGAGGGCAGAATAACATTGCTTTGTTGAAAAGGACAGAATGGGGAGGACAGGAAAATTGCGAGATGCCGGTGGTAGGAAGTGTGGGTATAGAAAAGGGTATGGTCAGCATTTGGAGACATAGAACTGGAGAAATCATGAAGGCAAGAGGGGGGCCAATTTGGTTTCTCTCTTGGGAGATGGCTTCTGAGTAGGAGGGAGACTAGGGATGCTGATGATGCAGCAACTTGAACTAGCCTCAGAAATCAGATATCGTGGGTTGGATGGAGGGAAGCACATTGCCGTGCGAAATGATTCACGTGGCCAAGATAGATGCCTATTAGAGATACTCGTAGAATTGTTGTCTGAATTACCATTTTTTGCCACCTGCTAGCCGTCACGTCGTTAATGGAATGGGATACATATTATCATAAAGCAGCTAAGAAGACCGCTCAATTAATGTAAAACTATTTTTACCCATTGGTAGTATTCAGATTGTAATAATTATATTTACTCTTTTGCTACTATCATTACTATTACTTTTTACTTTAACGGCACATATTGTATAGCCCCTTGTACTCCCTTAGTCAGGCTCCAAGAACTCACAGGAGAAAGTAGGTCAAGATGCTGAGCGTATTCAATATCTTATGTGATCAAGGACAGACTAGTTGTTGCTGTCAAAGATAATTTGAGATAACAGCTTGTATTGACCACGAAGATACAGAGATGGGTGCAGCAGTTTGAGTGTCCTTATACAGGCGTTTAGATTATACGTATATCAGTACATTGATGGAGCTTCCTATGTTCGTACATAGGCTCTATTCCTCTCGGTAGTTACCTACGACTCATGTTAAGCCGTGAGGATAGGACTTCCCTTTGTCTACGCCTACCCTTTTTACTACGGATCATGTGAGACATGGCTCGCATAACACCGTGTGACGAAGGCTTCAATGCTTTGCTGGGTCTGGGGGGGGGCACGGTGCTTGAACGTCGTAGAAAGCTGGTTCGGTGGAGTCCTTCTTAAAAAGAATCTAAACAAGTGCCCAGGCGGCGCTACTCAAGTTAATATACGCAGCCACTCAGATCATGGTAGAAGTTTCCTCACCCCCTCACTCCGCCCCGAACTATGCACATCCGTTCCGGGAGGGCACACCCATCTCAGCTAGAGCAGGGTTTCCGCTGATCCCATGACCGACAGTACTTGCTGAATGGGTTCATCAAACGCTTCCCTCAATAACGTTGGAGGCCCTATCTTGTCGACAAGATTTGAATGTAACTTCTCGCAACCCCACATTGACTGGCGCGCTGGATTACGCCATTCCCGGGTAGAGGGAAGAGGCTGAACTGAGTGCAAATCGGCGATCACATGTGAGACGAGTGATCAGGTAAGGAAAAGCATGTCTTAGAGAAGGTCATTAAGGACATCGACAGACCGAGAAAGGAAGTAAGTGATCTGGGTAGAAGGCAGTCTAACTCAACATGGTTGAGACAGAGGGCGCGACTTGAACACCGTCTACAATGACCCGGCCTATCACGATGCACATAAAGAACAGAGAGCTCAGAGCTGAGGCCCAGAATGGTCATCTGCTCTCAGCTAGGGTACTTTTGACGGGCTGAAGTATGGTTGACGAGAGTACCGTAAAACATGCCAGAGAGTAGATGATCGGCGGCCAGAAAACGATAAGGGGGATGGACCGTGCAACCTCATGTCCGACGGCATATTCTCACCCGTAGCAAGTGTACTAGGAGGAGGGCCGGCCCGCGAGAAGGCGAAGCAGGTACTCTAGTGTGAGGCGGTACGTGCTCTCCAATAGCAGGATAGGCCGCTGGGCGCGTCACAAGGCTAAATTCCGGGTGATTGATCTGCGCGGTGGGAGGAGTGCAGGGGACGGTCGTGAAGATCTGCTTGTAGGCTGCTGATGTCCACTATCATCGTGCATTCCCCAGGTATAGACTGAGTGTCTGGAGTTGGTGGTGCTTACAGCGAATCAGCGCCACCGAACAGAGCGCTTGGAAGAGGCGGGGCGCGGGACTACGGTCCTGGCACATGACACGGCCGgagcagaagagggagggAAGCAAACCGGTTGGATCAGTCATGATTTTCTTAGCTTGAAAAAACTCATGCAAGGAATACCCTTTTGCAGGATAATAAAGATCTAATTACCTCAACGTTGTGACTGGTCATACCATTAATAAAGGGTGTGATTCCTCAAGATTTACCAGGTGGTTCGGAGTCAACCAGACAACTACCAAACAGCAACCAGTTCGGCACGTCATGTGACTGCTGCGCTTATCCCCTTTCGCATTCCCCATCCACGTGAGCCGTCTACTTCGCTTTACAACCATCTTCATTATATCCCCCTCCATCAAGGGTAAAAACGTCGTCTTCCCTCGAGTGAGTTGCTGGTCTTCAGCGGCTTCTTTACTCTCATAGCGACTGTTCTGATactctcttttcccctcAGTTTGGAGCCTGGAACTCACGCGTTCGCGATACTGTTATCAACAACACCCCGTGACCTGACCGCACATCCCCGTGACCATATCCAGCCCCGGTATCCAGAAACCCAAGGGTAAGTGAGTGCTTTCTCCCGTctgcttgcttttcttttacGACCCACTCCCTGAGTTGATGCTGTATCGCgttgctgcttcttccgaGGCCGCATCATCGTTTCTCTTCCCCGCCCTGACCCGGCAGGGTGGCTGAAGTCTTTTCTCGCGGTTCCGCGGTCGCTGAGGCCGAGACGTCATGAGTCGACTTGCCGCCCATGCGGTCTTTGTCGTGGACATCTTTATCATTTCACCGTACTGCTTCTGTGCCTAAGTAAATCTGTCGATGGTGATTTGTTTTGCCATCATTTGCCTCTCAGAGATCGTTGATCTTGCATGTTACCAGCAGCGGAGCGGGCGCGTCAGCCAACACAACGCGTCTCCCTTGCCATGAGAGAACTTGATCCCCACCACGAAACCATCGGGGTGTTGTTACATTTACATCTCAGATTGACTTGACTTGCTACATAATGCGCCTTGCTTATATCATCTTTTTGCACTCGCCTTCTGGGTTCAGATCGTCTCTTGCGCCATTTCACTAACAATGCCTTTCACAGACGGTGGGACTTGCTATTTACGGCAGGACTTTGTTTGATATTCCCACTTGGTAGTATGCATCGCCGCTCTATGCAATTGAACGTGACTAATAGTCGCGCCTAGACCACTCACCATGGCTGATACACAACAACTTGGCGCCTCAGAAGGCAGTATGGTGAAGCGGAAGCGGGAGAGCAGTGACAGCGGCGGCCCAGATGCTCAACGCCTCAACCGGTCTTCTCATGGGAGTAATGGCAGTCTCCCGGGCGCTGATTCCCAGAACTTCACTCACAGTGCCCTCGCCTCTTATGACCATGGTTTACCAAATTCAGCATCAGAGCTGAATATTGACCAACAAATCCTTCAGCATGTTGGGACCCAGAACGGGATCACCGATGAAAATGCCCTTACTACGGCCAAGGCAGCACTAGCAGCCCATAATCCTCAGAACAAGTatccgccgcctccggaGAACGCATTCGATAACAACCTGGCCCATGGCCTGACGTTTGGAGACGATATCGGCCAGAATATCGGCCAGAATCACAATTCTACTGCTGCCGCAGTTTACGCAGCTCGCGAGGCGCAGAGCATGAACCAAAAACCGACTGTCGGTTCTCCTGAATGGCACCAAGTCAGAAAAAATAACCATAAAGAAGGCACGTGCTCAGGTCTATCCGCGTCCAGTATATACTAACGTCGTCCCAGTGGAACGTCGCCGCCGTGAGGCAATCAACGAGGGTATCAACCAGATCGCTCGCCTCGTACCTAATTGCGACAAAAACAAAGGCGCGATCTTGCAACGTGCCATTGAGTACATCAACCAACTGCATGAGGAAAAGAGGCAGATGAGCGAACGATGGGAGCAGAGCAATATGACGACAAGTCACGCTATCAACGAAATCAGTGCGCAAAACTCAAAGTTAAAGGTCGAGGTCAACCGCCGCGGTGATATCGCGCTGAAGTGGCTGCAACGATGTCGCGACGCAGGACTCGAATTCGACGACTACGAAGAAGCAAAGGAGCTAGAGCCGCTCGACGTTGATCAGACACAGGTATAAATCCAATTCGCCGCTTTTTCCGCTCTACAGTACACAACCGCCGTTTCCTCTCCAGGCCATATACATAGTGCCCTCACATGCTCCATCTGCCAAGAGGAGAGCAGGGCTCTCCGCTCTCATCATTTTCACCCTCAGCTCATCTGGTTAGGGGACGCCTGGCATGTCTAATCTTCCTCCGTCCGGTTCGGTTATTGTCTTTGTGTCTCTGCGTTAGTGTCGTTTGGTTTGTTTTTCCTCGTTATACCGTAGTAACGGCGACATGTGGCCAGCCAAGCCCGGTGTCCATCTTTATCCCCCTTACTCATGTTAGTTCATCTTGTCTTTCCAGTTGATCTTTGTTCCTGTTCTATTTCTCTGTGTTGTACGTTATTCGATCCAAGGATGGGTTGGCGAAATAGGTTCGGGAGTTGTTAGTTTGCAGTCTACAGTTTGCGGTCTGTACTGAGGCTATGGAGCTAGTCTACTGTGCGTTTAACAGAATGCAGTTTTTTATCATCAGGTGTCTATTTGTAGAGGTAACCTTAGCCCAAAGTGCGGAATTGTCTAAGCATGTATTGGCTAGGCCACAATCGAATGGCAATATGTCAGTTCTTATATCCAAAAATATCGTATAATGGGTCGGAGTAGAAGCAAATATATACATAAAGGCTTGTCGGTAGCGACGATAAACATTATAGGAAGTAACGAATAGAGAACTCAGAGGATAATCCAACTGCATCCTCTGCTAGAAGTCAAAATGGTCGACCCCATCCGCAGAAGTCTGCCTCATTTGGAGATCAGAAGTTTCCATCAGCCGTCACACTCTCCCCAGAAGCCACGCTCACATTCTTTACAGTGATAACGCCCCCATCAACCCCGGTAACCCGAACATCGACCGTGTCGGTTCCAAACCCACTGCTGTTCTCAAAGAAGTTGTAATCGCTCCGCGTGGTCTCTTGCCATGTGCTTCCGTTATCGGTGCTTACTTCAAGCGACTTGACCGCCCCGTTTGCGTTGACCACCTGCATCGAAAACCAGTATGCTGATGTGCCAGACTTGTTACGCAGGATGAGTGGGGAGGTTATTCCGCAAGGGGTGATGGAGTATGAGATCGGAATTTGGCCTTCCGAGGCGGAAGCGAGGGTAGTGAAGGCTGATTCGAAGAGGTCAAGGTGGGTTTGGGCGCATTCGGGACATTTGTCGACAACCTATGGCTTGTTAGCATATTGGTTATTAAAGCTGAGCTCAGGGATGCGTACCATAACCTTGACTGTATTTCCGTTTGGCCCGGTGACAGCAATACAGGCGCCGCATTCGGCTGCGTTGTCCCAGGCCTGTCCGGAGAAGGCGACACCGGAGAGATGCGAGGGAAGAGTGTAGTCCGTGAACGAGCAGGTGCCGCCGGAGAGGTTGCCGCCGTAAAAGGTTGCTTCGCCAGTCGTGGCGCCTGAGTTTGTACTTGTGGAgctggatgaggaagaagtagatGTGCTGGAAGTTTTCTCGGCTGCGGTCGTAGTGCTGGGCCGGGCGACGGCTACTTGAGTTGGAGCAGTCTCCGAAATGGACAGAGCTGAGGTTGAAGTTGCAGACTCGCTAGTAGTGCTAGTAGCTGCATTGACGACTACAGCTGGGATGGTCTCGATGAGACCTGCGGTAGAGCTCGAGGTTACAGTCACATCTCCCGTAGAGGTAGATGCGAGCGTGGTCAGGGATGTCTCCGAAgtcgaggttgaggttgaggtcGACGTTGGAGTTGAAGAAATTGGAGCTGAAGAAGTTGGTCGAACGGTAGAAGACGGCTCCGCTGTGACCGTGATATAGTACACGCTCGGAGAGTACCCGGCCGGACAAGATCCATTCTCCTCAGGTGCGAGAGGGGCCGCAGACACAAAAGTGCTCGCGCTCAAGGCAGCGAGGGCTATAGAAGAGAAATGCTGGTACTTCATGGTCTTGTGCTCGAAGAGTAGgaaagaacgagaacgaTGCCGTTTCAGATAGCGCAGGAAAAGCGATTATAAATGAAAGGACGTGCAACTAGCACAGAGCTCAGTAGTGATAACGATAATGAATGGACGTCTGGATCTCAGACCCTAGACAAGTGGAAGCTGTCTCGCAGAGGGTAGCGATGGAACAAGATGAAAGAAAGGCAGGGAGGAGGATTAAATAGTAATCCAGAGTGTCATTCGACGCCTCGTCCG
This sequence is a window from Aspergillus nidulans FGSC A4 chromosome IV. Protein-coding genes within it:
- a CDS encoding amidase (transcript_id=CADANIAT00000867), whose protein sequence is MRIATLQIAPKLGDIEGNIKRADELLSKGIGVPDGSGVEAARVRVEDAKLDLLVLPELALTAIKPYLEPAGKGRSATWARQTAKRLGCKVCVGYPEVEVETNRNGDHEEKYYNSLLVLDEQGNVLLNYRKTFLYYTDETWAEEGSAELGFHQLTFPNAKESSGSLKARAEGEAAILPPPPQSQDKPDKEIATSFGICMDINPYRFEAPYTAYEFAHRVLESKSQLVILSMAWLTLLSREELDALAEKPEIDTFNYWIQRFMPLITKQMNHSRNADDADADVGSTDADKRIIIVFANRAGEEDGSPSPARYAGTSTIVAVSQRQRTTDSNSIVSSPSSDDVQSSPFDVKILCWDMLGATEEGLCFADTAADPKMAFQLIRARQMQLAAGLGFSKCPYRTLIYRDDPILKLSGNMTRLVGIGYRDCDEESSGTWKDY
- a CDS encoding uncharacterized protein (transcript_id=CADANIAT00000868); this encodes MSYWRQPTIGSHLSGFTRGADPAIVQLLLENGADPNIKKPRSTVCPKGSAISIWVLQRHDQATKVMTA
- a CDS encoding protein anbH1 (transcript_id=CADANIAT00000869); protein product: MADTQQLGASEGSMVKRKRESSDSGGPDAQRLNRSSHGSNGSLPGADSQNFTHSALASYDHGLPNSASELNIDQQILQHVGTQNGITDENALTTAKAALAAHNPQNKYPPPPENAFDNNLAHGLTFGDDIGQNIGQNHNSTAAAVYAAREAQSMNQKPTVGSPEWHQVRKNNHKEVERRRREAINEGINQIARLVPNCDKNKGAILQRAIEYINQLHEEKRQMSERWEQSNMTTSHAINEISAQNSKLKVEVNRRGDIALKWLQRCRDAGLEFDDYEEAKELEPLDVDQTQV
- a CDS encoding putative extracellular cellulase CelA/allergen Asp F7-like (transcript_id=CADANIAT00000870) — translated: MKYQHFSSIALAALSASTFVSAAPLAPEENGSCPAGYSPSVYYITVTAEPSSTVRPTSSAPISSTPTSTSTSTSTSETSLTTLASTSTGDVTVTSSSTAGLIETIPAVVVNAATSTTSESATSTSALSISETAPTQVAVARPSTTTAAEKTSSTSTSSSSSSTSTNSGATTGEATFYGGNLSGGTCSFTDYTLPSHLSGVAFSGQAWDNAAECGACIAVTGPNGNTVKVMVVDKCPECAQTHLDLFESAFTTLASASEGQIPISYSITPCGITSPLILRNKSGTSAYWFSMQVVNANGAVKSLEVSTDNGSTWQETTRSDYNFFENSSGFGTDTVDVRVTGVDGGVITVKNVSVASGESVTADGNF